From Anopheles maculipalpis chromosome X, idAnoMacuDA_375_x, whole genome shotgun sequence:
CATTCATTTCTTCTTTCATAGGTAATACACAACGTCACGAAAGAGTATCACGACGCAGTCATCAAGTGTGAAGTACACAACGCGGTCGGTAAGAGTGAGGAGAGTGAAATCCTGGACATCAGCTATGGGCCCACGTTTCGCACCCGGCCACAGTCGGTGGAGACGGACATCGATCGGAAGGTAACGCTATCCTGTGACGTGGATGGGAACCCACCGCCAGAAATTATCTGGGTGCACGAGGACACCACACGTATCGTGTCCAACACGGCCAACATAACGCTCATGGCGACGCGGGAAACAGCCGGCAACTACTACTGTAAGGCAAGCGTACGTGGCTTCCCGGACATCGAAGCATCGGCTGCGATTCATCTGAAAGGGCCACCGACTATACGCTCACCCCGCCAACAGTACGGCTCGATGAACGATAACGCACAGATCCAGTGTGATGCCATCTCGATCCCGAAAGCGAAACAGGTCATCTGGACGTACAACGGGCTGGAGTTGAACAGTGAGAACGATCACACGATACTGGAGAACAACTCGCCCGAAGGTGTACGGTCGACGTTGATTATCGCAAAAAGCCAGCGACAGCACTTTGGCGTATACAACTGTACCGTGCTGAACGAGTACGGTAGCGATTCGCTCGAGATTCAGTTCGCACCGATGGAGTCATCATCGTTGCCGGTGGTAATACTGATAGTGGTCGGCGTGTTTATCACTATCGTGTTCGTGCTCGTAGTGAGTCTGTGCTGTTGCGAACGCAAAGGCAACAAGAAGCTACCGCCCGCTGATGTGATTACGGACGTAAGTAGCATAGAACAATGATGGGATTTCTTATCCCAATGGAATAAAAGTTGACGGCAAAACTAAAGCACAcatcttcttccttttccaatccttttttctccaaacaaaGCAGCATTATATGAcggaaaaatgtaaagaaagtgACCGTTCGTCTAATGTGAGCGATCTGAAGATTGATCGGGACCATGAATATTCGGAAACCTGCTCCGGGACGGACAGTATCGCGACGCGACTTGCGATGAACATGATGGGTTCGTCGAGCggtggcagcaacaacagtggtggtggtggtggtggtggtgcagctGTTAATGGAGGTGGAGGTGTTCCACTTGCTGGTCCTGTTAGGATTCCCAACGATTACCGGTAAGTAGCGCTGATAGTACTTGCTGAAGTTCACCGTAGCTTAAGTTCTCTGGACTCTCTAGCCCAAAGGGAGTCATCCTTGAGGATGCAAACCTTGAGGAGAGCTAGAAATTCCTTTCTCGTCACTCAACAACTCTCCTATTTTATCTGTTCCCTTCGACAGGTACTCGGGTGATTACTCGGACGGTATTGGGTCGTCGCTACAGGCCAAGATCGGCCAAAGTAATGGTGGGTACGTACCGTACGTAGACTATGCACCGGACTACAACCTGCCAATGCACATATCAAGTAACGGTCAGCTTCCCAACGGTAATCTCAGCCTGACGCGGAATCGTGAACTACGTCAGGACAACGGTCTACCAAGCATCCAGAGCGCCATGGGTTCTCTTTCGGCTGGTCTGATGAGTAAGTGCACTGCAACCATATCTGTCCTTATTAGTATATCTCTCTATAGTGCTCACTATTCGCTCCATCATCCCTTACCTTCCTATATGCACCCAACCTAACGTCTCCCATCTCTTTCTGTCACCGAACACCTTCAACAGATACATCACTGATGAACGCACCCAGCATAGATCCACGGTACAGCGCTACGTACGGTAATCCTTACCTGCGCAGCAGCAGTACCCATCTGCCACCGCTTCCACCTCCCAGTACGGCCAATCCAGCCCTTACGCCGGCACCTCCACCATACAGTGCCGGTCGCCATCCGACGAGTGCGCTGCTAATGGGCGTCAACATTGGCGTCAACTCGGGCAGCGTTATTGGCATTGGTTCGAGCCTAACCAGCCCCGAATCGATCCGCTCAACCAGTGCCGGCAGCGATCCAGCTGGCACGATGCAGCAAcagccacagcagcaacagagtGGTCAGATCGCAGGTGGTCAAACTGGCAGCCCCGCACCAGGTCAGTTTATTCTCCCGGCGAACGGGGACATACGCAAGGGTGCGCTCGCCACCCACGTCTAGCAACCCGTCCGCCAACTCCACCGAGCCATAGCGTAGTGCATTGACTTCCGAACTTCGCTGGTCCGCTTGTTGCTTCTCGCAGCGTTAGGCGGGTGCAACCGATCAGGGTCACCTACCTGGTAAGGTAGGAACACGCCGATATCGCTTACcgggaagcgaagaaaaacgaacaaacaaaactcctCGCTCTTCTAGATCGCTCCTGCTGTAATCCTATTGTATCCTTCGAAGGTCCTTTAAGGTAAAGCACATACAGTCCTACACCAGTGCACACCAGTCACGTGCTTCAAGATTCTCGTATCAAAAAAACCTTAAGCTTGAGCATTTGTTGAATTGCATCGAAAATGTGTTGGCCATGTTTCCATAgggctgtttgttttgtttctggaGAAAGAAACTACTTTTTGTTATTCAAAAAGAGCATGCCAAGGGAATAAACGCTGCATACAGTGTTGTTTATTGCATTCGGCTTTTTAGGTCGAACAGTTTTTTTGATATGCAGCGTGCGGTATGATCTATTTTCTTCTCGTAGAtaaaatacactcacacaccaccATACACAACATACACTAAGTGGCTATTTTGACGGTGCAGTTTGACCATTTACGTTCTGCTTTCATTAAACAATGTGTGGCCTTATTAAACgaagatgaaacaaaaaacgacatTTAAACGAAAACACTTAAATCgatacaaaaacaacaacaacattcaaGTAACACAACCAAAAGAACAACATGACAAAAGTGGATAAATTAGAGAAGAGAAGGCAAGTGAACAAGAATATACAAGCGTGTCGCATAGCTGAATGTTGGGTTAAGAAATGGAATTCACTAAATTCTTATGTATTCTTAGAGAGCGAGGTATACATATGTGCGTGTATACTCGTCGGGTGTTTATATATATACATTGAAGTGTCGCTTAAAATGGGAAGCTGATTTTGGGAAGAgaagacgaaaaaacacaacacgctTGCTTTACCCTTCAAGGGTAGCCCAGGTGAGCTCAAAACACGTTTTTGAAATTAAGCAAGAttttaacaaacacacacacacacatacacattcacaTTTCCACAACATATGTACTTGAGCAGCAAATGATCAGATAAtgctacacaaacacagaaacaaaaactcgaATGCTGTGTATGCTTTAGCTTTAAAACATGTTTAACGAATTGAGTGATGCTAGAAGAATTTattacacacactcatacacacacacacacacacacgcatacacacacatcttTAAAGAAGAGTaggaaacagaaacaaaaaacaaaatgaacgtGAAACCAACGCTAGGCTTGGGTAAAGAATATTTAACGAAGAACAAACATACGCTTGTGGCacactgtgtgcgtgtgtgtgtttgtaagtgtGCGTGACTTTATCtgtggcaacaaaaaaaaaactttcccatttTCACTTTCCCGCCCCGCGTATGTGTGAGCTTTTCCGTTGCTAAGCAACGTTTGTTTCGTTAAGCCGCTAAGCATGTGATGCGGTTTGCCTACCGTAAAGGCGCCCGTAAGCATTGCACGTCTGTTAAATATTCCCATTTGGCTTGCCTTCtgacaattttttatttttttgccgtattacatacacacaaacatcggCACCGATGGAGACACATTATTAGCTAGTAATAATGATTGAAAGGTTAAGGATGGGGAAAGTTAAATGAAGTACCGCcggagaaaacaacaacaagagcCGACACGGATACGGAATACGACTGTATTTAGAAGCGGATGTTTTAATCTATCTTATTCcccttttattttccttttatttacATTGCGAGCGATtgaggatttctttttcttatttttttttaatttgaactgGCACCATTTAGCCGTTCAATGTG
This genomic window contains:
- the LOC126568168 gene encoding irregular chiasm C-roughest protein-like isoform X1, with protein sequence MARSSKMSLRYEVLVFATITLLLFRTVLTAAKSTNGGGSGGGGGGGISSGSANGVQKFAMEPQDQTAIVGSRVTLPCRVESKVGQLQWTKDDFGLGWHRNLSGFERYSMVGSDEEGDYSLEIYPVMLDDEARYQCQVGRGKDGTPGIRSRFATLTVLVPPEPPKIVQGDFLVTTEDREIELECVSVGGKPAAEITWIDGLGNVLTSGIEYVKEPMTDTGRFTAKSILKLTPKKEHHNTSFTCQAQNTADRTYRSVKLKLEVKYAPKVSVSVIGGALSGGRIPEGAEVRLSCRADANPSEVTYKWYKADEPILGDYTTEMVIHNVTKEYHDAVIKCEVHNAVGKSEESEILDISYGPTFRTRPQSVETDIDRKVTLSCDVDGNPPPEIIWVHEDTTRIVSNTANITLMATRETAGNYYCKASVRGFPDIEASAAIHLKGPPTIRSPRQQYGSMNDNAQIQCDAISIPKAKQVIWTYNGLELNSENDHTILENNSPEGVRSTLIIAKSQRQHFGVYNCTVLNEYGSDSLEIQFAPMESSSLPVVILIVVGVFITIVFVLVVSLCCCERKGNKKLPPADVITDQHYMTEKCKESDRSSNVSDLKIDRDHEYSETCSGTDSIATRLAMNMMGSSSGGSNNSGGGGGGGAAVNGGGGVPLAGPVRIPNDYRYSGDYSDGIGSSLQAKIGQSNGGYVPYVDYAPDYNLPMHISSNGQLPNGNLSLTRNRELRQDNGLPSIQSAMGSLSAGLMNTSLMNAPSIDPRYSATYGNPYLRSSSTHLPPLPPPSTANPALTPAPPPYSAGRHPTSALLMGVNIGVNSGSVIGIGSSLTSPESIRSTSAGSDPAGTMQQQPQQQQSGQIAGGQTGSPAPGQFILPANGDIRKGALATHV
- the LOC126568168 gene encoding irregular chiasm C-roughest protein-like isoform X2; protein product: MARSSKMSLRYEVLVFATITLLLFRTVLTAAKSTNGGGSGGGGGGGISSGSANGVQKFAMEPQDQTAIVGSRVTLPCRVESKVGQLQWTKDDFGLGWHRNLSGFERYSMVGSDEEGDYSLEIYPVMLDDEARYQCQVGRGKDGTPGIRSRFATLTVLVPPEPPKIVQGDFLVTTEDREIELECVSVGGKPAAEITWIDGLGNVLTSGIEYVKEPMTDTGRFTAKSILKLTPKKEHHNTSFTCQAQNTADRTYRSVKLKLEVKYAPKVSVSVIGGALSGGRIPEGAEVRLSCRADANPSEVTYKWYKADEPILGDYTTEMVIHNVTKEYHDAVIKCEVHNAVGKSEESEILDISYGPTFRTRPQSVETDIDRKVTLSCDVDGNPPPEIIWVHEDTTRIVSNTANITLMATRETAGNYYCKASVRGFPDIEASAAIHLKGPPTIRSPRQQYGSMNDNAQIQCDAISIPKAKQVIWTYNGLELNSENDHTILENNSPEGVRSTLIIAKSQRQHFGVYNCTVLNEYGSDSLEIQFAPMESSSLPVVILIVVGVFITIVFVLVVSLCCCERKGNKKLPPADVITDHYMTEKCKESDRSSNVSDLKIDRDHEYSETCSGTDSIATRLAMNMMGSSSGGSNNSGGGGGGGAAVNGGGGVPLAGPVRIPNDYRYSGDYSDGIGSSLQAKIGQSNGGYVPYVDYAPDYNLPMHISSNGQLPNGNLSLTRNRELRQDNGLPSIQSAMGSLSAGLMNTSLMNAPSIDPRYSATYGNPYLRSSSTHLPPLPPPSTANPALTPAPPPYSAGRHPTSALLMGVNIGVNSGSVIGIGSSLTSPESIRSTSAGSDPAGTMQQQPQQQQSGQIAGGQTGSPAPGQFILPANGDIRKGALATHV